A section of the Carassius carassius chromosome 17, fCarCar2.1, whole genome shotgun sequence genome encodes:
- the pacsin1b gene encoding protein kinase C and casein kinase substrate in neurons protein 1 yields the protein MSGAYDESAMSDETTDSFWEVGNYKRTVKRIEDGHRLCSDMMSCIQERAKIEKAYAQQLTDWSKRWRQLVERGPQYGTLERAWVALMTEAEKVSDLHQEVKNNLLNEDLEKVKNWQKEAYHKQMMGGFKETKEAEEGFRKAQKPWAKKLKELETAKKVYHMACKEEKIASTREANSKGEASVSSDQQKKLQEKLDKCKNDVQKAKEKYEKSLDELSRCTPQYMENMEVVFDQCQQFEEKRLSFLREVLLDIKRHLNLTESQSYAAVYRELERSIASASAQEDLRWFSSVHGPGMHMNWPQFEEFNPELSHSINKKEKVKRNHDGVTLTQVTHAVDQGTPQTANRGSVSSSEKNQQYSAEWSDDEQPPTAQPASETNGGGNPFEEESKGVRVRALYDYEGQEQDELTFKAGEELTKLEDEDEQGWCKGRLDSGQLGLYPANYVEPV from the exons ATGTCGGGTGCCTACGATGAGTCAGCCATGTCCGACGAGACCACGGACAGTTTCTGGGAG GTTGGGAACTACAAGCGTACAGTAAAGCGAATCGAGGATGGCCATCGACTCTGCAGTGACATGATGAGTTGCATCCAGGAGCGTGCCAAGATCGAGAAGGCCTATGCGCAGCAGCTCACCGACTGGTCCAAGAGGTGGAGGCAGCTGGTGGAGCGAG GGCCGCAGTACGGGACTTTGGAGAGAGCCTGGGTCGCTCTGATGACAGAAGCAGAAAAGGTGAGCGACTTGCACCAGGAAGTGAAAAATAACCTGCTGAACGAGGACTTAGAAAAGGTGAAGAACTGGCAGAAAGAGGCCTACCACAAACAAATGATGGGCGGTTTCAAAGAAACCAAAGAGGCAGAAGAGGGTTTCCGAAAAGCCCAGAAGCCTTGGGCCAAAAAACTCAAAGAG TTGGAAACAGCAAAGAAAGTGTACCACATGGCCTGCAAAGAAGAAAAAATTGCATCCACAAGGGAGGCCAATAGCAAAGGAGAGGCGTCAGTCTCATCAGATCAGCAAAAGAAACTCCAGGAGAAGTTGGACAAGTGCAAAAACGACGTTCAAAAG GCCAAAGAGAAATATGAGAAGAGCCTTGATGAGCTCAGCAGGTGCACGCCGCAGTACATGGAGAACATGGAGGTGGTGTTTGATCAGTGCCAGCAGTTTGAGGAGAAGAGGCTGAGCTTCCTCCGGGAAGTGCTTCTGGATATCAAACGCCATCTCAACCTGACCGAGAGCCAAAG CTATGCTGCAGTCTACAGGGAACTAGAGCGAAGCATCGCCTCAGCCAGTGCTCAAGAAGACCTCAGGTGGTTCAGCAGCGTCCACGGGCCAGGCATGCACATGAACTGGCCACAGTTTGAG GAGTTCAACCCAGAGCTGAGCCACTCCATTAATAAGAAAGAGAAGGTGAAGAGGAACCATGATGGAGTCACGCTGACTCAAGTCACACATGCTGTAGATCAGGGCACACCGCAGACTGCAAACCGGGGCAG CGTGAGCAGTTCTGAGAAGAACCAGCAGTATTCTGCCGAATGGTCCGATGATGAGCAGCCGCCCACGGCTCAACCAGCCAGCGAAACAAACGGCGGTGGAAATCCGTTCGAAGAGGAGAGTAAAGGAGTGCGAGTGAGAGCGCTGTATGACTACGAGGGCCAAGAACAAGATGAGCTCACATTTAAAGCAG